From the genome of Neodiprion pinetum isolate iyNeoPine1 chromosome 3, iyNeoPine1.2, whole genome shotgun sequence, one region includes:
- the LOC124213938 gene encoding E3 ubiquitin-protein ligase RNF13 isoform X1: MPRCCLSHRVQLWLAILTICVAYAGADILVFSTTAKHQITEFRDAPARFGGLIPVEGIKGMVVYADPPTACNPIAEPPNIPNYDGKWIVLIARFNCTFEEKIRMAQAANYDAAIIHNIGSNEIEQMSAENPSGIGIPSVFVGEDTGAYLRSEYLYDQYFILINDDLPFNINTRLLLPFAIVVGICFLVMVIFMVIKCIKDRRRQRRHRLPNSSLKKIPTHKYTKGDPYETCAICLEDYAEGEKLRVLPCAHAYHTKCIDPWLTKNRRVCPVCKRKVFATDERVTDSESDTDVDDSTPLIRDGHQGTQGGTFTPQRDNPFTRASRNLNRSGSNSSNSSLNSERQLVSADDEENGNNGESSRNKLFVVSDSHSINGEPPELERSASSTKPHTVNLDTQDVHPVIQIVPVRNPRILVNPVAPNSGHPIMVPTNPLPIPTILSEEHERNDYHA; encoded by the exons ATGCCTCGCTGTTGCCTTAGCCACAGAGTTCAATTATGGCTTGCCATATTAACGATATGCGTCGCATATGCTGGTGCCGATATCCTAGTGTTTTCAACGACAGCTAAGCATCAGATAACTGAATTTCGTGATGCTCCGGCAAGATTTGGTGGCCTCATACCGGTAGAAGGAATAAAG GGAATGGTTGTGTATGCAGACCCGCCAACAGCCTGCAATCCAATTGCCGAGCCACCAAATATTCCAAATTATGATGGAAAGTGGATTGTATTGATAGCCCGTTTTAATTGTacctttgaagaaaaaatccgTATGGCACAAGCTGCTAATTATGATGCAGCGATCATACACAACATAGGTAGCAACGAAATTG AACAGATGTCAGCGGAAAATCCAAGCGGCATTGGGATTCCCTCTGTATTTGTCGGCGAGGATACCGGCGCTTATCTTCGAAGCGAATATCTGTACGATCAGTACTTCATCCTGATTAATGATGATTTACCTTTTAACATCAACACCCGCCTTTTGCTACCCTTTGCCATTGTCGTCGGAATATGTTTTCTAGTCATGGTCATATTTATG GTAATTAAATGCATCAAGGACAGAAGACGGCAACGCAGGCACAGGCTACCTAATTCAAGCTTGAAGAAAATCCCCACCCACAAGTATACTAAGGGAGATCCGTACGAGACGTGTGCCATTTGTTTGGAAGATTATGCCGAAGGTGAAAAACTGAGGGTCTTACCATGCGCCCACG CTTATCACACGAAATGCATAGATCCGTGGCTGACGAAAAATAGACGCGTCTGTCCAGTTTGCAAGCGTAAGGTATTTGCGACGGATGAACGCGTCACCGACAGTGAAAGTGACACGGACGTCGATGATTCTACACCACTGATCCGCGACGGGCATCAAG GTACGCAAGGCGGCACCTTTACGCCACAACGGGATAATCCTTTTACAAGAGCCTCCCGAAATCTGAACAGGAGTGGGTCGAATAGTTCGAACAGCAGTTTGAACTCTGAGAGGCAGTTGGTCAGTGCTGACGACGAAGAGAACGGTAACAATGGTGAATCTTCCAGAAATAAACTGTTTGTGGTCTCGGACAGCCATAGTATAAATG GCGAACCACCGGAGCTCGAACGATCGGCAAGCAGTACGAAGCCCCACACAGTAAATTTAGACACTCAAGATGTCCATCCCGTCATACAAATTGTGCCTGTGAGAAATCCCAGAATTTTAGTTAACCCAGTCGCACCGAATTCGGGCCATCCGATAATGGTACCGACAAATCCATTGCCCATACCGACAATTCTTTCGGAGGAGCATGAGAGGAATGATTACCATGCGtag
- the LOC124213938 gene encoding E3 ubiquitin-protein ligase Godzilla isoform X2, translated as MGMVVYADPPTACNPIAEPPNIPNYDGKWIVLIARFNCTFEEKIRMAQAANYDAAIIHNIGSNEIEQMSAENPSGIGIPSVFVGEDTGAYLRSEYLYDQYFILINDDLPFNINTRLLLPFAIVVGICFLVMVIFMVIKCIKDRRRQRRHRLPNSSLKKIPTHKYTKGDPYETCAICLEDYAEGEKLRVLPCAHAYHTKCIDPWLTKNRRVCPVCKRKVFATDERVTDSESDTDVDDSTPLIRDGHQGTQGGTFTPQRDNPFTRASRNLNRSGSNSSNSSLNSERQLVSADDEENGNNGESSRNKLFVVSDSHSINGEPPELERSASSTKPHTVNLDTQDVHPVIQIVPVRNPRILVNPVAPNSGHPIMVPTNPLPIPTILSEEHERNDYHA; from the exons ATG GGAATGGTTGTGTATGCAGACCCGCCAACAGCCTGCAATCCAATTGCCGAGCCACCAAATATTCCAAATTATGATGGAAAGTGGATTGTATTGATAGCCCGTTTTAATTGTacctttgaagaaaaaatccgTATGGCACAAGCTGCTAATTATGATGCAGCGATCATACACAACATAGGTAGCAACGAAATTG AACAGATGTCAGCGGAAAATCCAAGCGGCATTGGGATTCCCTCTGTATTTGTCGGCGAGGATACCGGCGCTTATCTTCGAAGCGAATATCTGTACGATCAGTACTTCATCCTGATTAATGATGATTTACCTTTTAACATCAACACCCGCCTTTTGCTACCCTTTGCCATTGTCGTCGGAATATGTTTTCTAGTCATGGTCATATTTATG GTAATTAAATGCATCAAGGACAGAAGACGGCAACGCAGGCACAGGCTACCTAATTCAAGCTTGAAGAAAATCCCCACCCACAAGTATACTAAGGGAGATCCGTACGAGACGTGTGCCATTTGTTTGGAAGATTATGCCGAAGGTGAAAAACTGAGGGTCTTACCATGCGCCCACG CTTATCACACGAAATGCATAGATCCGTGGCTGACGAAAAATAGACGCGTCTGTCCAGTTTGCAAGCGTAAGGTATTTGCGACGGATGAACGCGTCACCGACAGTGAAAGTGACACGGACGTCGATGATTCTACACCACTGATCCGCGACGGGCATCAAG GTACGCAAGGCGGCACCTTTACGCCACAACGGGATAATCCTTTTACAAGAGCCTCCCGAAATCTGAACAGGAGTGGGTCGAATAGTTCGAACAGCAGTTTGAACTCTGAGAGGCAGTTGGTCAGTGCTGACGACGAAGAGAACGGTAACAATGGTGAATCTTCCAGAAATAAACTGTTTGTGGTCTCGGACAGCCATAGTATAAATG GCGAACCACCGGAGCTCGAACGATCGGCAAGCAGTACGAAGCCCCACACAGTAAATTTAGACACTCAAGATGTCCATCCCGTCATACAAATTGTGCCTGTGAGAAATCCCAGAATTTTAGTTAACCCAGTCGCACCGAATTCGGGCCATCCGATAATGGTACCGACAAATCCATTGCCCATACCGACAATTCTTTCGGAGGAGCATGAGAGGAATGATTACCATGCGtag